A window from Streptomyces sp. NBC_00299 encodes these proteins:
- a CDS encoding cytochrome P450 — translation MPFTSWRGTLEPVEFGDVTVPADESLFLCIGAANRDPARFPDPDRLDLSRPTPGHLAFGHGAHYCLGAHIGRMTAEAAVSTVLRRLPGLRPDGMPRWRPSMFERGLSVLPVAWDVPQKVQQGAAR, via the coding sequence TTGCCCTTCACCAGTTGGCGGGGCACCCTGGAACCCGTCGAGTTCGGCGATGTGACCGTCCCGGCGGACGAGTCCCTGTTCCTGTGCATCGGCGCGGCCAACCGGGACCCCGCGCGCTTCCCCGACCCCGACCGTCTCGACCTGAGCCGCCCCACGCCGGGCCATCTCGCCTTCGGCCACGGCGCGCACTACTGCCTGGGCGCCCACATCGGCCGGATGACGGCAGAGGCCGCCGTCAGCACCGTCCTGCGCCGGCTGCCGGGCCTGCGGCCGGACGGTATGCCGCGGTGGCGGCCCAGCATGTTCGAGCGCGGCCTCAGCGTCCTGCCCGTCGCCTGGGACGTACCGCAAAAGGTGCAGCAGGGAGCCGCCCGGTGA
- a CDS encoding acyl carrier protein — protein sequence MKRSEILAEVKAMLAEFGGVDPEQVDEQTAFIADLGLDSLVLVRMTVVAEERFGVRIPDEVAWELHTVGAVVGHVEEALAERPGVADRGRR from the coding sequence GTGAAACGCTCCGAGATCCTCGCCGAGGTCAAGGCAATGCTCGCCGAGTTCGGCGGCGTCGACCCCGAACAGGTCGACGAACAGACCGCGTTCATCGCCGACCTCGGCCTCGATTCGCTCGTCCTGGTGCGGATGACCGTCGTCGCAGAGGAGCGGTTCGGAGTACGCATCCCCGACGAGGTCGCCTGGGAACTGCATACGGTCGGAGCCGTGGTCGGCCATGTCGAGGAGGCCCTTGCGGAGCGGCCGGGTGTGGCGGATCGGGGCCGGCGATGA